The Pseudophaeobacter arcticus DSM 23566 genome includes a region encoding these proteins:
- a CDS encoding fatty acid desaturase family protein — translation MTPGKSYLSSEEIRPLAERSDAMGLWLVLHCWGVIACALALFALWPNPFTFVIAVMVIGSRQLGLAILMHEAAHNALFKSRKWNDIIGEWLCGRPILAELAAYRHYHLTHHRFTQTDKDPDLKLSAKFPTSKASLKRKFTRDLTGQTGTKQLLGQILMSFRLAGDDDAIAAAASDFAQSFKAPHLWKSLPVFIGVAVAMSLIGSWWWGLAFWLLPYLTWFQFVLRVRNIAEHGAVEQSQNPLQNVRTTKAGPIARLFVAPYWVNYHLEHHMVMHVPCWQLKNMHKALLDKGIGPDMRIASGYGQALAEAGWKRA, via the coding sequence ATGACACCCGGAAAATCTTATCTCAGCAGCGAAGAGATCCGCCCCCTGGCCGAAAGGTCCGATGCCATGGGGCTGTGGCTGGTTCTGCATTGCTGGGGGGTGATCGCCTGTGCGCTGGCGCTGTTTGCCCTCTGGCCCAATCCCTTCACCTTTGTCATTGCGGTCATGGTGATCGGCTCGCGCCAGTTGGGGCTGGCGATCCTGATGCATGAGGCGGCGCATAACGCCCTGTTCAAGAGCCGCAAATGGAATGACATCATTGGCGAGTGGCTGTGCGGGCGGCCCATTCTGGCCGAACTTGCCGCCTATCGCCATTACCACCTGACGCATCATCGCTTTACCCAGACGGACAAAGACCCGGATCTGAAGCTCAGCGCCAAATTCCCCACCTCCAAGGCTTCGCTCAAGCGCAAATTCACCCGCGACCTGACCGGCCAGACCGGCACCAAACAGCTGCTGGGCCAAATCCTGATGAGCTTTCGCCTGGCTGGCGACGATGACGCCATCGCGGCCGCCGCCTCGGATTTTGCCCAGAGCTTCAAGGCGCCACATCTATGGAAATCTCTGCCGGTGTTTATTGGCGTCGCGGTGGCGATGAGCCTGATTGGCAGCTGGTGGTGGGGCCTGGCCTTCTGGCTGCTGCCCTATCTCACCTGGTTCCAGTTTGTGCTGCGGGTGCGCAACATCGCCGAACATGGCGCGGTGGAGCAATCGCAAAACCCGCTGCAAAACGTGCGCACCACCAAGGCAGGCCCCATCGCCCGGCTGTTTGTGGCGCCCTATTGGGTCAACTATCATCTGGAGCATCACATGGTGATGCATGTGCCCTGCTGGCAGCTGAAAAACATGCACAAGGCGCTGCTGGACAAGGGTATCGGCCCGGATATGCGCATCGCCTCCGGCTATGGTCAGGCGCTGGCCGAGGCCGGTTGGAAACGCGCCTAG
- a CDS encoding glycoside hydrolase family 25 protein, whose protein sequence is MRSRFLSLLVMVALASCGAKSPPPPEASATPTQPPSEAQLAQLKTYPRFGDSDPHEWTGRGPNSYAIHGIDVSRYQGEIDWPQVRRAGVSFAYLKATEGGDVADPAFSDNWRGAARAGMPRGAYHYYYFCRPAEQQARWFIKHVPRDANALPPVLDMEWNPRSRTCTKRPDGRVVRAEARKFLALLEAHYGQRPVVYTTVDFYRETGIGRLHGTEFWLRSVAGHPRQVYPGAFWRLWQYTGTGLVPGIQGEVDLNVFHDSPESWLRWSGQL, encoded by the coding sequence ATGCGCAGTAGGTTTCTAAGTCTTCTGGTGATGGTGGCCCTTGCAAGTTGCGGTGCCAAATCACCGCCGCCACCTGAGGCAAGCGCAACACCCACACAACCTCCCTCCGAGGCGCAGTTGGCGCAGCTCAAAACCTATCCGCGTTTTGGCGACAGCGACCCGCATGAATGGACCGGACGTGGCCCCAACAGCTATGCGATCCATGGGATTGATGTGTCGCGCTACCAGGGAGAGATCGACTGGCCGCAGGTCCGGCGGGCCGGGGTCTCCTTTGCCTATCTCAAGGCCACCGAGGGCGGCGATGTCGCAGATCCTGCCTTCAGCGACAACTGGCGCGGTGCGGCGCGGGCCGGGATGCCGCGTGGCGCCTATCACTACTATTATTTCTGTCGCCCCGCAGAACAGCAGGCGCGCTGGTTCATCAAACATGTGCCGCGCGATGCCAATGCGCTGCCGCCGGTGCTCGACATGGAATGGAATCCGCGCTCGCGCACCTGCACCAAACGTCCCGATGGCCGGGTGGTGCGGGCCGAAGCGCGCAAATTCCTGGCCCTGCTCGAGGCGCATTATGGGCAGCGCCCTGTGGTCTATACCACGGTGGATTTTTATCGCGAGACCGGCATTGGCCGTTTGCACGGCACCGAATTCTGGCTGCGCTCGGTCGCGGGGCATCCGCGTCAGGTCTACCCCGGCGCCTTTTGGCGGCTGTGGCAATATACCGGCACTGGCCTGGTTCCGGGCATCCAGGGGGAGGTGGATCTGAACGTCTTCCACGACAGTCCCGAATCCTGGCTGCGCTGGTCGGGGCAGCTCTAG
- the hemF gene encoding oxygen-dependent coproporphyrinogen oxidase: protein MTDEKAQAAAWFRQLRDEIVAAFEALEDRHDDGPFADLEPGRFEVSETTRASADGSDAGGGLMSVMRGGRVFEKVGVNISEVYGTLGERAQNAMAARKGLPGMSEDPRFWASGISLVAHMRNPHAPAVHMNTRMFWTPHAWWFGGGSDLNPCIEYEDDTAHFHATQKAHLDPHGADLYPRLKEWADEYFYIPHRNRARGVGGIFMDDHNSGDWAADFALTQDIGRAFLPAYLPLVDKRRGQGFSEADKDAQLVHRGLYAEYNLVYDRGTKFGLETGHDANAVLMSLPPLAKWV from the coding sequence ATGACTGATGAAAAAGCCCAGGCCGCCGCTTGGTTCCGCCAGCTGCGGGATGAAATTGTCGCCGCCTTTGAAGCGCTGGAAGACCGCCATGACGATGGGCCCTTTGCGGATCTGGAGCCGGGACGGTTTGAGGTTTCTGAAACCACGCGAGCCTCGGCGGATGGCTCTGACGCCGGCGGCGGCTTGATGAGCGTGATGCGCGGCGGGCGGGTGTTTGAAAAAGTCGGCGTCAATATTTCCGAGGTCTACGGCACCCTGGGCGAACGGGCGCAGAACGCCATGGCAGCGCGCAAGGGCCTGCCGGGGATGAGCGAAGACCCGCGATTCTGGGCTTCGGGGATTTCCCTGGTGGCGCATATGCGCAACCCTCATGCACCCGCAGTGCATATGAATACCCGGATGTTCTGGACGCCGCATGCCTGGTGGTTTGGCGGCGGTTCGGATCTGAACCCCTGCATCGAATATGAGGATGACACCGCGCATTTTCACGCCACCCAGAAGGCCCATCTCGACCCGCATGGTGCCGATTTGTATCCGCGTCTCAAGGAATGGGCGGATGAGTATTTCTATATCCCCCACCGCAACCGGGCGCGCGGTGTTGGCGGCATCTTCATGGATGATCACAACAGCGGCGACTGGGCTGCGGATTTTGCCCTGACGCAGGATATTGGCCGCGCCTTTCTGCCCGCCTATCTGCCGCTGGTGGACAAACGCCGGGGCCAAGGTTTCTCGGAGGCCGATAAGGACGCGCAGCTGGTGCATCGCGGGCTCTATGCGGAGTATAATCTGGTCTATGATCGCGGCACCAAATTTGGCCTGGAGACCGGCCATGATGCCAATGCGGTACTGATGAGCCTGCCCCCCCTGGCAAAATGGGTCTAA
- a CDS encoding SDR family NAD(P)-dependent oxidoreductase has translation MSFSIAGKTAIVTGSSTGIGLAIGRQFVAAGANVMFADTNEAALVRELGEQADESNIRYFAGDLRERLTIANLLSATIDAFEDIDILVNGARQVVQSDPLDPNDESLEMLLTENLLPTLRLSQQVARRMIKQGEGGEPDTPLGAIVNLSSIAARRTHPELMAYSVASAALDQLTRSLSVSLSPHRIRVNSIAFGSVMSASMQSTLKDNRSYRLDIEQHTPLGRIASPTELTETAQFLASDAAGFMTGQILTLDGGRTLLDPVAAPVH, from the coding sequence ATGTCCTTTTCCATCGCTGGCAAGACAGCCATCGTCACCGGTTCCTCGACGGGTATTGGTCTGGCCATTGGCCGTCAGTTTGTGGCCGCCGGAGCCAATGTCATGTTTGCAGATACCAATGAGGCCGCGCTGGTGCGCGAGCTGGGAGAACAGGCGGATGAGAGCAATATCCGCTATTTTGCCGGCGATCTGCGCGAACGCCTGACCATTGCCAATCTGCTGTCGGCGACCATCGACGCCTTTGAGGACATCGATATTCTGGTGAACGGGGCGCGTCAGGTGGTGCAAAGCGATCCCTTGGATCCCAACGACGAATCGCTGGAGATGTTGTTGACGGAGAACCTGCTGCCAACGCTGCGCCTGTCGCAACAGGTGGCGCGCCGGATGATCAAACAGGGCGAGGGCGGTGAGCCGGATACACCACTGGGGGCCATCGTCAATCTCTCCTCCATTGCGGCCCGACGCACCCACCCCGAGCTGATGGCCTATTCCGTTGCCTCTGCGGCGCTGGACCAGCTGACGCGGTCGCTGTCGGTCTCCCTGTCGCCCCATCGTATCCGGGTGAACTCCATTGCCTTTGGATCGGTGATGAGCGCCTCGATGCAATCAACACTCAAGGATAACCGCAGCTATCGTCTGGACATCGAACAGCACACGCCCCTGGGCCGGATTGCCTCGCCGACGGAGCTGACCGAAACGGCGCAGTTTCTGGCCTCGGATGCCGCTGGGTTTATGACAGGCCAGATCTTGACCCTTGATGGCGGCCGCACCCTGCTGGATCCCGTTGCCGCGCCGGTTCACTAA